From Pungitius pungitius chromosome 9, fPunPun2.1, whole genome shotgun sequence, one genomic window encodes:
- the LOC119226466 gene encoding sterile alpha motif domain-containing protein 3-like, translated as MLLRVIISAQDIRKIRLDSVPDSVHSLKLVLKNKLQLRSPFDLQYEDEDFKDFCNLTCVDDLPKDKVTLQVVFCPVSSDSSLDTLSSAVPSSPAASSSAHSSSPTTSSSLSSQTEGFAGQRSQHWPTHFPIPTFSYDVELRLRQGNGAFKESGALLSISRDMKSEILLKLAETIYSFMTYPTLEHYGCVAKALVEKHPCLTEPGSTSGWYGWKHSITFKMGNYRQKLKAVGCRELEVNSEKRGAGDTRGKRNKVKKPRRSETNFLPQLPQGRDSRSLEEDREKMVQEMRKTTPNLAYIDNAMNATYALRRQEIVEEEPPVAEMRVRWPALFTERQIVKEFTRLMSMDINKFYEGLDSHLHKLLQLFRLKRFEEVQEMTSLMESLDKDASNQRKRAAALQGLPWYMKENPSTLMKRCEPTDPGEDVIKGMVIGILLVVEDVKEPLPVSYNDVAIVIEEKIVMRHLGDVPNAFVNLMGLLYMLNLDYPKDIKYTFEVIQRLFMGIESEICTPRVHSLKNKLLR; from the exons ATGCTGTTGCGTGTGATCATTTCAGCACAGGACATTAGAAAGATCCGCTTGGACTCTGTTCCAGATTCGGTTCACAGCCTGAAACTGGtgttgaaaaacaaactgcagttaCGCTCTCCATTTGACCTTCAATATGAAGATGAGGATTTCAAAGACTTCTGTAACCTCACGTGTGTTGACGATCTACCGAAAGACAAGGTGACATTGCAAGTCGTTTTCTGCCCTGTCTCTTCGGACTCAAGTTTGGACACTTTAAGCTCTGCTGTACCATCATCTCCGGCAGCATCCTCTTCAGCTCATTCATCATCTCCGACGACGTCCTCTTCATTGAGCAGCCAAACGGAGGGCTTTGCGGGTCAGCGTTCACAGCACTGGCCAACTCATTTTCCCATTCCCACCTTCTCATATGATGTTGAGCTGAGGCTCAGGCAGGGCAATGGTGCTTTTAAAGAAAGTGGAGCACTTCTATCCATTTCAAGGGACATGAAGTCTGAGATTCTGCTCAAACTTGCTGAAACAATATATTCATTCATGACCTACCCTACACTTGAACATTATGGATGTGTAGCCAAGGCACTTGTTGAAAAACACCCTTGCCTTACAGAACCTGGCTCCACATCTGGATGGTATGGATGGAAACACAGCATAACGTTTAAGATGGGCAATTACAGACAGAAATTAAAAGCTGTGGGCTGCCGAGAACTGGAGGTTAATTCTGAGAAAAGAGGTGCTGGGGACACGCGAGGGAAGAGAAACAAAGTCAAGAAACCTAGACGGTCTGAAACAAATTTTCTTCCACAGCTCCCCCAGGGAAGAGACAGCAGAAGTCTTGAAGAAGATAGAGAAAAGATGGTCCAGGAGATGAGAAAAACAACCCCAAACCTAGCCTACATCGATAATGCAATGAATGCCACATATGCACTGAGAAGACAGGAGATCGTTGAAGAGGAGCCACCTGTGGCCGAAATGAGAGTCAGATGGCCTGCCCTTTTTACTGAAAGACAG ATCGTCAAGGAATTCACCAGGCTCATGTCAATGGACATCAATAAGTTCTATGAGGGTCTTGACAGCCATCTGCATAAACTTCTTCAGTTATTCCGGTTGAAGCGCTTTGAGGAAGTTCAAGAAATGACATCCTTAATGGAGAGTCTCGACAAGGAT GCATCAAACCAAAGGAAGAGAGCAGCAGCTTTGCAGGGACTGCCATGGTACATGAAGGAAAATCCTTCTACATTGATGAAGAGATGTGAG CCAACAGATCCTGGGGAGGACGTCATCAAGGGAATGGTGATTGGAATCCTCTTGGTCGTTGAAGATGTGAAGGAGCCCCTTCCAGTTTCCTACAACGATGTTGCCATCGTCATCGAGGAAAAGATTGTCATGCGTCATCTCGGTGATGTACCCAACGCTTTTGTGAACCTGATGGGCCTGCTGTACATGCTGAACCTTGACTATCCAAAAGACATTAAATATACTTTTGAGGTGATTCAGC
- the LOC119209873 gene encoding sterile alpha motif domain-containing protein 3-like: MALIKMFPTNDDYVKVCKALILKYPFLKDKEGNGYHTWHMSLKRKFKYERVPLIDDEEVRRMKLKFGHHKKPLQHEENTSKRAKTSKEVDIIGEDDTSVASHVKVLQDQYRKTQPDARMVEERMMRTFAWRRREIANGMTVEEAINKYPFLKSPCGLFQEMGRLHDEMNICRRFEDGFRVLVPTVLRLTQSKSPLADLVLEEREAALTEDVPGIDFRAAILLLPILFREKNDILVILGKDQPPSPYPTVQLDAVADWRTVLTRRVPAVVKLDGQSVCMALGLEEGVIAAFCAYFIYNVAYPSRLKNTLIFIQRYVLKMSEVGDKPLPVSVTRVINILA, from the exons ATGGCCCTGATCAAAAT GTTCCCGACCAATGATGACTATGTGAAAGTGTGCAAGGCCCTGATTTTGAAGTACCCTTTCTTAAAGGACAAAGAAGGCAATGGTTAT cATACCTGGCACATGTCTCTCAAACGTAAGTTCAAATATGAGCGAGTGCCACTGATAGATGATGAGGAGGTGAGAAGAATGAAACTGAAATTTGGTCATCACAAAAAGCCTTTGCAACACgaagaaaacacaagcaaacgAGCCAAGACATCAAAG GAGGTGGATATTATTGGGGAGGATGATACCTCAGTAGCGAGCCATGTGAAAGTCCTGCAGGACCAGTACCGGAAGACACAGCCAGATGCCCGAATGGTGGAGGAACGGATGATGAGGACATTCGCTTGGAGAAGGCGAGAGATCGCCAATGGGATGACTGTCGAAGAAGCCATTAACAAATATCCATTCCTTAAGAGTCCATGTGGG CTATTTCAGGAAATGGGCCGGCTTCATGATGAAATGAATATCTGCCGAAGATTCGAAGATGGCTTTAGGGTCCTAGTACCCACAGTGCTTAGATTGACTCAAAGCAAATCTCCCCTTGCAGATCTGGTTTTGGAGGAAAGAGAGGCTGCCCTCACCGAAGATGTCCCTG gGATTGATTTCAGAGCTGCAATCCTGCTGTTGCCGATCCTGTTCAGGGAGAAAAATGACATTCTCGTCATACTTGGGAAG GATCAGCCACCATCGCCATATCCTACTGTACAACTTGACGCTGTCGCTGACTGGAGGACTGTGCTCACTCGAAGggtccctgcagtggtcaaactgGATGGACAGTCAGTCTGCATGGCGCTTGGTTTGGAGGAAGGTGTTATTGCTGCTTTTTGTGCTTACTTCATCTACAACGTGGCATATCCATCTCGCCTGAAGAACACCCTGATATTCATTCAACGATATGTTCTAAAAATGTCTGAGGTTGGTGACAAGCCTCTACCTGTTAGTGTGACCAGGGTCATCAACATTTTAGCTTGA
- the LOC119217413 gene encoding thioredoxin-related transmembrane protein 2-B, with amino-acid sequence MALITPLLAFLYHLPQVYKWLLKPYYIASIFMSVVFLAVRKTPGICDHLNTQREDGNSCDFDWREVEILMFLSAIVMMKNRRAITVEQHVGNIILFSKVANVILFFRLDVRMGLLYLTLCIVFLMTCKPPLYMGPEYIKYFSDKTIDDELDRDSRVTWIVEFFANWSPECQSFASVYADLSLKYNCAGLKFGKVDIGRYGEVSKKYKVSASPLSKQLPSLVLFQGGVEVMRRPQVDKKGRAVSWSFTEENIIREFNLNELYQKSKKLNKTKGDKVGQSQFPPVPEEDESEQQGADADALEPESKKDK; translated from the exons ATGGCTCTGATAACGCCGTTACTTGCGTTCCTCTACCACCTTCCGCAAGTGTATAAGTGGTTGCTGAAGCCCTACTACATAGCCTCCATCTTTATGTCAGTAGTATTTCTAGCTGTTCGCAAGACGCCTGGCATCTGCGATCATCTGAACACACAGCGAGAGGACGGCAACTCTTGCGACTTTGACTGG AGGGAGGTGGAGATCCTCATGTTCCTCAGTGCCATTGTCATGATGAAGAACAGGCGAGCAA TAACGGTGGAGCAGCATGTGGGCAACATCATCCTGTTCAGCAAAGTGGCCAACGTCATCCTGTTCTTCAGACTGGATGTCAGGATGGGACTGCTGTACCTTACCCTCTGCATAG TGTTTCTGATGACCTGTAAGCCTCCTCTTTACATGGGACCAGAGTACATCAAGTACTTCAGCGACAAAACCATCGAT GATGAGCTGGACAGAGACAGTCGGGTGACGTGGATAGTTGAGTTTTTTGCCAACTGGTCTCCTGAGTGCCAGTCCTTTGCTTCTGTTTATGCTGATCTCTCCCTAAA GTATAACTGTGCCGGTCTCAAGTTTGGTAAGGTGGACATTGGTCGTTATGGAGAGGTCTCCAAAAA GTACAAAGTGTCGGCGTCTCCGCTGTCCAAGCAGCTCCCGTCCCTGGTGTTGTttcaggggggggtggaggtgatgCGGCGCCCCCAGGTGGATAAGAAGGGCAGAGCCGTATCCTGGAGCTTCACAGAG GAGAACATCATCCGAGAGTTCAACCTGAACGAACTCTACCAGAAATCCAAAAAGCTCAACAAGACCAAAGGAGACAAGGTCGGACAGTCCCAGTTCCCCCCAGTACCCGAGGAGGACGAGTCTGAGCAACAAGGAGCCGACGCAGATGCTCTGGAACCCGAATCCAAGAAGGACAAATAA
- the LOC119217412 gene encoding palmitoyltransferase ZDHHC5-A-like has protein sequence MPGVSSKSGGRGPSSSPLPHTAVSTTRRLRPSRYVPVSAATFFLVGSTTLFFCFTCPWLSERFSVAVPIYNGVIFLFVLANFCLATFMDPGVFPKAEEDEDKEDDFRAPLYKTVDIRGIQVRMKWCSTCRFYRPPRCSHCSVCDNCVEDFDHHCPWVNNCIGRRNYRYFFLFLLSLTVHIMAVFGFGLLFILYHRQSADRLHTIVTLAVMCVAGLFFIPVAGLTGFHIVLVARGRTTNEQVTGKFRGGVNPFTNGCWNNVSHVLCSSQAPRYLGRKKCVQSVRVQPPFLRPQLTEAQLAAKILDNGIQGDLHRSKSSLEMMESQSCDSEPPAPPKPELHYPGIPKGNPEECHLLNKAPPTPTMYKYRPSYSPGKNHTALTHAYANQLSRGESVGSARDSSSSTSSLLQASQQPGFRSQPSLDQRDASSDRGTVGRGGERREGRREVGAGGIPGYSLGGRSFPSFSDPTVLSRGASRSSSSTHTSVGGVHVLEATTASVSFKSLANQTPPPHHSSRNGSLSYESLLDSADDSEKVGAGPREVSSGRPCTPAPGSYNSSFLISQHRDADIHSQSPHHYHHSSHHHHSFLHRSSSSSPPPPPHREHPLGKLHPGSHLPSANHSTALPSSSAPPLPHHHHHHHHHGHHHHHHSTSTSDTSRPPRFAAPHAPPHHAYPYRTRSTDTPLGSSSTTHPPRSPHPPPLGKSLSYSSAAAAEMQYRLVRKASASAGANAAVVGGGGGGGGEGGGGMGGGEMQAANDEPIQMKPLSWTNGCRPFSSTSSCSAPSSPCHPVRVSASPRVAYPSSALSATHKPQAGRVTKVMGIGGTTYEISV, from the exons ATGCCAGGTGTCAGCAGCAAGAGCGGAGGGCGGGGTCCTTCCTCGtcgcccctcccccacacagcGGTCTCGACCACCAGACGCCTGAGACCCTCCCGCTACGTCCCGGTGTCGGCGGCCACTTTCTTCCTTGTGGGCTCCACCAcgctcttcttctgcttcac GTGTCCGTGGCTCTCGGAGCGGTTCTCCGTGGCCGTGCCCATCTACAATGGAGTCATCTTTCTCTTTGTTCTGGCCAACTTCTGCCTGGCCACGTTCATGGACCCGGGAGTCTTCCCGAAAG ccgaggaggacgaggacaaaGAGGATGATTTCCGTGCTCCCCTCTACAAGACTGTGGACATCCGAGGGATCCAGGTCCGGATGAAGTGGTGCTCCACCTGCCGCTTCTACAGACCGCCACGGTGCTCGCACTGCTCCGTCTGTGATAACTGTGTCGAG GATTTCGACCACCACTGTCCTTGGGTGAACAATTGCATCGGCAGGAGGAACTACCGctacttcttcctcttcctcctatcGCTGACGGTTCACATCATGGCCGTGTTCGGCTTCGGCCTGCTCTTTATCCTCTACCATCGGCAGAGCGCCGACCGCCTACACACCATCGTCAC GCTGGCTGTAATGTGTGTTGCAGGCCTGTTCTTCATCCCTGTTGCTGGCCTCACTGGTTTCCACATAGTGCTTGTGGCAAGAGGCAGGACCACCAATGAACAG GTAACGGGGAAGTTCAGAGGAGGCGTGAATCCCTTCACCAATGGCTGCTGGAACAACGTCTCTCATGTCCTCTGCAGCTCACAGGCCCCCAG ATATCTGGGAAGAAAGAAGTGTGTGCAGAGCGTGCGTGTGCAGCCCCCCTTTCTGCGACCACAGCTGACGGAGGCCCAGCTGGCTGCAAAGATCCTGGACAACGGCATACAGGGAGACCTGCACCGG TCTAAGTCCAGTCTGGAGATGATGGAGAGCCAGTCATGTGACTCagagcctccagctcctcctaaGCCAGAGCTGCACTACCCTGGAATCCCCAAAGGAAACCCAGAGG AGTGCCATCTGCTGAACAAAGCCCCTCCTACCCCCACCATGTACAAATACAGGCCGAGCTACAGCCCCGGCAAGAACCACACAGCGCTCACACACGCTTACGCCAACCAG CTGAGTCGAGGCGAGAGTGTCGGCAGTGCCAGGgactcatcctcctccacctcctccctgctGCAGGCCAGCCAGCAGCCTGGTTTCCGCTCCCAGCCCAGCCTGGACCAGAGAGACGCTTCATCTGACAGAGGGACGGTGGGAAGAggcggggagaggagggagggcagaAGGGAGGTGGGTGCAGGGGGCATCCCCGGGTACTCCCTTGGCGGACGCTCATTCCCCTCCTTCTCCGACCCCACAGTCCTGTCGCGAGGGGCCTCGCGATCTTCCAGCTCCACTCACACCTCAGTGGGCGGTGTCCACGTCTTGGAGGCCACCACCGCCTCGGTCAGCTTCAAGAGCTTAGCCAATCAGACACCCCCGCCTCACCACTCGTCCCGCAACGGGAGCCTGTCGTATGAGAGCTTGCTGGACAGTGCTGATGACTCCGAAAAAGTGGGGGCAGGGCCACGGGAGGTTTCCTCCGGGAGACCCTGCACTCCAGCGCCAGGCAGCTACAACTCCTCCTTCCTGATATCACAGCACAGAGATGCTGATATACACTCCCAGTCTCCCCATCACTACCACCACTcgtcccaccaccaccactccttCCTCCAtcgctcctcatcctcctccccgcctcctcctccacacaggGAGCACCCGCTGGGTAAGCTCCACCCTGGCTCTCATCTGCCATCTGCCAATCATTCTACGGCTCTCCCATCCTCTTCTGCCCCGCCCCTCccacatcatcaccaccaccaccaccaccacggccatcatcaccaccaccattcCACCTCCACTTCCGATACCTCCCGCCCTCCCCGCTTCGCTGCCCCTCATGCACCTCCCCACCACGCTTATCCATATCGCACCCGCTCCACCGACACCCCTCTGGgatcctcctccaccacccacCCTCCTCGCTCCCCGCACCCTCCCCCTCTGGGAAAGTCACTGTCCTACtcgagtgctgctgctgctgaaatgCAGTATAGGCTGGTCCGAAAGGCTTCTGCATCAGCTGGAGCCAATGCGGCGGTTgtaggaggaggcggcggaggaggaggagaaggaggaggagggatgggaggaggagaaatgcaAGCGGCAAA CGATGAGCCCATCCAGATGAAACCTCTGAGCTGGACCAATGGCTGCAgacccttctcctccacctcttcctgcTCGGCCCCTTCCTCTCCCTGTCACCCAGTCAGAGTGTCTGCCAGCCCCAGAGTGGCCTACCCCAGCTCGGCATTGAGTGCCACCCACAAGCCTCAGGCTGGCAGGGTGACGAAGGTGATGGGCATCGGAGGCACCACCTATGAGATTTCTGTCTGA